Proteins from one Belonocnema kinseyi isolate 2016_QV_RU_SX_M_011 chromosome 8, B_treatae_v1, whole genome shotgun sequence genomic window:
- the LOC117178418 gene encoding cilia- and flagella-associated protein 43, whose amino-acid sequence MSTQSIWKPNWIRGGKVTEVAWIGNDVMAWCSGMHIVFYNVKKNQESLRWCSKSSTGEGASCISSHPTLNLFAYAEKVTKPRIFVYSYPTLTKITECSRGSRVGYLSTAFAGSDFLISLGTFPSFTFIVWSRRTGEKLKSISTSIHDSEGQTLRATFKKPILVAQLGQKLGKLSIWEIIVAGKIVTLRDHAIILPKKALVSDINWCPDNEKPLLAITDKDGHIYLSSGVGSNVERIVVSQRCGVCMDIEPAAICWFSGGIVLRTTFCQIRFYKKEKDEAWRKQWYIKTTKKPCVLTSRPFKNDSLFIHTLEGHLMQLAFVEGQKNPVLETRVFHGGVIKYVEFVYPWGHHLVVVDNCITLSVVESYGGTEIERFDLDMLGDIKCIASHKYFPMVAVTSIEGEVVLVSMLEPKKPRVLGRYHLQKERLDLIRFSQSGRFLVVCEMANGIIYCIKLSYKKRFSVVGQIKVERQVLDVVAFDTKDLLRIFVLIRTSTQFPMGHELLIYEISRGEKQFSDIIGVIQFSDGFQNFEYVPGNPMLLIGAPCITRQLHVLRLQDLTEITIIDAMVSGHQFRQAFVYADHHWITTSGIDGIVIVRDKSIKSSKIVLMTHHRKDFGVLKAIVKASGEIVVALGRDGSLVSVRYYKPDISSIEEAETGIHDIRYNYYSRNQDLIKKDYASLDHVILDMLSRPLQEFAPADERNDMTWIEWMAKNKLLEEEKLCAEKRAEILSKFNELKAKISKLLDENETCPENERLPISAFDLDKVSREQKIKAARDEREDIRLELEHECASMDRLSDWIKTTFWDTQVHLGKSIFSFSGSREIQNYPWDKLRHNYEEHQRWAVFVSDLNNELMQQNSFQPWRLYTTSELDIELQKVGRIQIINEKDRMDALLDKQEEDSPGATDDELENQLESEGKTSHRFINHSKQISSQFACYSYSQFQLDNAFQEADVKKLRQFWNTKFDELYEMKEREMSLIKKRIEKIEYIDSELKQMFGQSVPEIPTCPKWNLKEIPENIITVSDDEVEAKPYISPSEQEIIDQKAAEEERIRLNLLADDFRERALDSMMDGVLEIRWEDTIKKDIPKPKCMLKSPDQHTPKDVLAIMQYEKDVQNLTQEREKYRRMLEADYVKANEALKEGMEKFDSRLEESFELKMKVEAAIKQENFRFARFSLRNLHRVELIKKDDEIRENIEEKRRLGIEFNEQIRLVQSIIQDLQSYYDTLCLREKTLEKKFRSEFPALGKGALESLQNQYKKRPRAVLKNVVAGDFLDLGNSAVSLMKPVHLAAECLDYLKSLDVLDIRPANVPPSVSTNQWELFTRLRRNKIEIEMKIRAQDLEIKEANSTVSNYEQKIDRVKSEIDALKQELHVRKQERIEFERNIEIQLVLKMGQVKIESNLTIHDTKDAVLVPSSEIEAVNAKILEAETEKLKVMNKVSNFQKVIDQKEWEYKCLKMKIEHLKEELHDIQRIPVTRQIQLYLKRKALGLKDDKTPENLDRQMEAMRRASEKILRDYAWKTEDVENKIKLITKQNELLDKTIIKMKVAMSEMEQERELDSETKDKELQKKKMAMIVKRSNIARELEKNDAEILELQTEHELSRLKRFPMLPSFRDLDDDHDKKKTC is encoded by the exons atgagcaCACAAAGCATTTGGAAGCCAAACTGGATTCGTGGTGGAAAAGTAACAGAAGTAGCCTGGATTGGAAATGACGTTATGGCATGGTGTTCAGGAATGCACATCGTATTTTAcaacgttaaaaaaaatcaagaatctcTCCGCTGGTGTTCCAAATCATCTACAGGCGAGGGTGCTTCCTGTATTTCCAGTCACCCAACCTTGAACCTCTTCGCTTATGCAGAAAAGGTCACCAAGCCTCGAATATTTGTATACTCCTATCCCACCTTGACAAAAATAACAGAATGTAGTCGAGGAAGTAGGGTTGGTTATTTATCAACAGCTTTTGCAGGCAGTGACTTTCTTATATCATTAGGGACATTTCCCAGTTTTACATTCATTGTCTGGTCCAGGAGAACAGGCGAAAAACTGAAATCAATCTCTACTTCGATACATGATTCAGAAGGTCAGACTCTTAGAGCTACTTTTAAAAAACCAATCCTAGTTGCCCAACTGGGCCAAAAATTAGGAAAGTTGtctatttgggaaatcattgttGCTGGTAAAATTGTCACTCTCAGGGACCATGCAATTATTCTTCCAAAGAAGGCACTAGTTAGCGATATCAATTGGTGTCCTGACAATGAAAAACCACTTCTGGCAATTACAGACAAAGATGGGCATATTTACTTGTCTAGTGGAGTAGGTAGCAATGTTGAACGCATTGTAGTTTCCCAACGATGTGGGGTTTGTATGGACATAGAACCAGCAGCTATCTGCTGGTTTTCTGGTGGAATTGTACTCAGAACCACCTTTTGTCAAATTCGGTTCTACAAAAAAGAGAAAGATGAAGCCTGGCGTAAACAGTGGTACATCAAAACCACCAAGAAGCCTTGTGTTCTTACTTCCCGTCCTTTTAAAAACGACAGCTTATTTATTCATACCCTTGAAGGTCACCTAATGCAGCTGGCTTTTGTTGAAGGTCAAAAAAATCCTGTGCTAGAGACAAGAGTTTTTCATGGAGGTGTTATAAAGTATGTTGAATTTGTATACCCTTGGGGACATCATCTTGTTGTCGTAGATAATTGTATAACACTTAGCGTTGTAGAATCTTATGGGGGAACTGAAATTGAAAGATTTGATTTGGATATGCTGGGTGATATTAAATGTATAGCATCACATAAATATTTTCCAATGGTTGCTGTGACTTCAATTGAAGGTGAGGTGGTTCTGGTTAGTATGCTGGAACCGAAGAAGCCGAGGGTTTTGGGAAGGTATCATCTGCAGAAGGAAAGATTGGATCTGATAAGGTTTTCACAGTCAGGCAG GTTCTTGGTCGTATGTGAAATGGCTAACGGTATTATCTATTGCATCAAATTGTCATATAAGAAACGCTTTTCTGTGGTTGGTCAAATAAAAGTTGAGAGACAAGTTCTTGATGTAGTAGCTTTCGATACTAAAGATTTACTGAGAATTTTTGTTCTGATTCGAACATCAACGCAATTTCCTATGGGTCATGAACTTTTGATATACGAAATATCTCGAGGAGAGAAGCAATTTAGCGATATTATTGGTGTGATACAATTTTCTGACGGGTTTCAAAACTTCGAGTATGTTCCTGGAAACCCCATGTTGTTGATCG gtgCTCCTTGTATAACTAGACAACTACATGTTCTAAGACTTCAAGATTTAACAGAAATAACTATCATTGATGCTATGGTTTCTGGTCATCAGTTCAGACAAGCTTTTGTCTATGCAGATCATCACTGGATCACTACTAGTGGGATTGATGGAATCGTAATTGTCAGAGATAAGAGTATAAAAAGCAGTAAAATTGTCTTAATGACACATCATAGAAAGGACTTTGGCGTTTTAAAAGCAATAGTCAAAGCTTCTGGTGAAATAGTGGTTGCTCTAGGACGTGATGGGTCACTAGTTTCGGTAAGGTACTATAAACCTGACATCTCAAGTATAGAAGAAGCAGAGACAGGCATACACGATATCCGTTACAACTATTATTCAAGAAATCAAGATTTGATTAAGAAAGATTATGCTTCCTTAGATCATGTCATACTAGATATGTTATCCCGTCCACTTCAAGAATTTGCACCTGCAGACGAAAGAAATGATATGACTTGGATAGAGTGGATGGCAAAAAATAAACTGCTTGAAGAGGAAAAGCTCTGTGCTGAAAAAAGAGCAGAAATCTtgtcaaaatttaatgaattgaaaGCCAAGATTAGCAAGCTACTAGACGAAAATGAAACTTGTCCTGAAAATGAAAGGTTGCCTATATCAGCTTTCGATTTGGATAAGGTTTCTCGTGAGCAGAAGATAAAGGCTGCAAGAGATGAAAGAGAGGATATTCGTTTGGAGTTGGAACATGAATGCGCTTCGATGGATCGGTTGTCTGATTGGATCAAGACTACATTTTGGGACACTCAAGTTCATTTaggaaaatctatattttctttctCTGGGTCTCGAGAAATACAGAATTATCCTTGGGATAAGTTGAGACATAACTATGAGGAACATCAGAGGTGGGCTGTATTTGTATCAGATCTCAATAATGAACTGATGcaacaaaattcttttcaacCTTGGCGTTTGTACACAACTTCGGAACTGGATATAGAATTACAGAAAGTAGGAAGGATACAAATAATTAATGAGAAAGACCGAATGGATGCACTCTTGGATAAGCAGGAGGAAGATTCGCCAGGTGCTACTGATGATGAATTAGAAAATCAATTGGAAAGTGAAG GAAAAACATCACACCGCTTCATCAATCACAGCAAGCAAATCTCCTCCCAATTCGCCTGCTACAGCTACTCTCAATTCCAACTCGACAATGCTTTTCAAGAAGCGGATGTCAAAAAACTTCGCCAATTTTGGAATACAAAATTCGATGAGTTGTATGAAATGAAAGAACGTGAGATGTccctcattaaaaaaagaattgagaaGATAGAGTACATTGACTCAGAGCTGAAACAGATGTTTGGCCAATCTGTACCAGAAATTCCAACCTGTCCAAAATGGAATCTGAAGGAAATCCCCGAAAATATTATTACAGTTTCTGACGATGAAGTAGAAGCCAAACCCTACATTTCACCATCTGAACAGGAAATCATAGACCAGAAAGCAGCTGAAGAAGAGCGTATCAGGCTTAATTTATTAGCTGATGATTTTCGTGAGAGAGCACTGGACTCAATGATGGATGGAGTTCTAGAAATTCGCTGGGAAGACACTATCAAAAAAGATATACCGAAGCCTAAATGTATGCTAAAATCTCCAGATCAGCATACTCCAAAAGATGTTTTAGCCATCATGCAATATGAGAAAGATGTTCAAAATTTGACTCAAGAACGTGAAAAATACAGGAGGATGCTAGAAGCAGATTATGTTAAAGCTAATGAAGCCCTTAAAGAAGGAATGGAGAAGTTCGATTCACGACTGGAGGAATCTTTCGAG ttgaaaatgaaagtCGAGGCAGCAATAAAGCAAGAAAACTTTAGATTTGCAAGATTTTCTCTAAGAAACTTACACCGAGTtgagttaattaaaaaagatgatgaAATTAGGGAAAACATCGAAGAAAAGCGTCGTTTAGGGATTGAATTCAACGAGCAAATTCGGCTTGTCCAGAGTATTATTCAAGATTTACAATCTTACTATGATACTCTATGTCTTCGGGAAAAAACACTTGAAAAGAAATTCAGATCCGAGTTCCCTGCCCTTGGAAAAGGCGCTCTCGAATCATTACAAAATCAGTACAAAAAAAGGCCCCGAGCAGTTCTGAAAAATGTTGTTGCCGGAGACTTTTTGGATTTGGGAAATTCTGCTGTTTCATTGATGAAGCCAGTTCATCTTGCTGCGGAATGTTTGGACTATCTGAAAAGTCTTGATGTTTTAGATATTAGACCAGCAAATGTTCCACCATCTGTAAGTACCAATCAGTGGGAACTATTTACTCGACTTCGAAGAAATAAGATTGAAATCGAAATGAAAATTAGAGCCCAGGACTTGGAAATAAAAGAAGCTAACAGCACTGTCTCTAATTATGAACAGAAAATAGATAGAGTCAAATCTGAAATTGATGCTTTAAAGCAAGAATTGCACGTTCGTAAACAAGAAAGAATCGAGTTCGAGAGAAATATTGAGATACAACTGGTCTTGAAAATGGGCCAAGTAAAGATTGAATCCAATTTAACAATACATGACACAAAGGATGCTGTCTTAGTTCCCTCTTCTGAGATTGAGGCTGTTAATGCAAAAATTTTAGAAGCTGAAACCGAAAAACTAAAAGTCATGAATAAAGTTTCAAACTTCCAAAAAGTGATTGACCAAAAAGAATGGGAATATAAATGTCtgaagatgaaaattgaacatttgaaaGAGGAGCTTCATGATATCCAACGCATCCCAGTTACGAGACAGATTCAATTATATCTTAAGCGGAAAGCTCTAGGTCTCAAAGATGATAAGACTCCCGAGAATTTGGATAGACAAATGGAAGCAATGAGAAGGGCTTCTGAGAAGATTTTGAGGGACTATGCTTGGAAGACGGAAGATGTTGAGAACAAGATCAAACTGATAACGAAACAAAACGAGTTGCTGGATAAGACTATCATCAAAATGAAAGTTGCTATGTCTGAAATGGAACAGGAAAGAGAGTTAGATAGTGAAACGAAGGACAAGGAATTGCAAAAGAAGAAGATGGCCATGATTGTTAAAAGGTCAAATATAGCAAGGGAACTTGAGAAAAATGATGCGGAGATTTTGGAACTTCAGACTGAACATGAATTATCACGATTGAAGAGATTTCCGATGTTGCCTTCGTTTCGGGATCTGGATGACGATCATGATAAGAAGAAAACGTGTTAA